In Streptomyces sp. NBC_00569, a single genomic region encodes these proteins:
- a CDS encoding TetR/AcrR family transcriptional regulator, with translation MAEAATTRRSRITPEREAELYGAVLELLREVGYDALTMDAVAARTRSSKATLYRQWGSKAELVVKALRHQKPSRLSEIDTGSLRGDFHELVLREDDCEMARGSALMRGLAMAVHENPDLLRAFRELLIEPEMEELRHVLGRAVDRGEIRADNPALDYVLHMIVGAFTARTLIDEQPPTQAFVTSYIDAVVLPALGA, from the coding sequence ATGGCTGAAGCCGCGACGACGCGCCGCAGCCGGATCACGCCCGAGCGCGAGGCCGAGCTGTACGGCGCCGTGCTCGAACTGCTCCGCGAGGTCGGTTACGACGCCCTGACCATGGACGCCGTGGCCGCCCGCACCCGGTCGAGCAAGGCCACGCTCTACCGCCAGTGGGGCAGCAAGGCCGAGCTGGTCGTGAAAGCGCTGCGGCACCAGAAGCCGTCGCGGCTGAGCGAGATCGACACCGGGTCGCTGCGGGGCGACTTCCACGAACTGGTCCTCCGTGAGGACGACTGCGAGATGGCCCGGGGATCCGCGCTGATGCGGGGCCTGGCCATGGCGGTCCACGAGAACCCGGATCTCCTGCGAGCCTTCCGCGAGCTGCTGATCGAGCCCGAGATGGAGGAGCTCCGGCATGTGCTGGGGCGCGCCGTCGACCGGGGCGAGATCCGTGCGGACAACCCGGCACTCGACTACGTCCTCCATATGATCGTCGGCGCCTTCACGGCGCGGACCCTCATCGACGAACAGCCGCCCACCCAGGCCTTCGTCACCTCTTACATCGACGCCGTGGTCCTCCCCGCTCTCGGCGCCTGA
- a CDS encoding MMPL family transporter, which translates to MATFLYKLGKLAFRRRHFVALIWVALLTLAGVGAASAPTAASSSFSIPGTEAQKAFDLLDQRFPGSSADGATARVVFQAPDGEKITSAANKAEVTRTVAELKDGSKEVAAAADPFVAKTVSKDGTIAYSSVSYKVSSMELTDADRDALQKTVDEARDSGLTVEVGGDALQAMPETGATEIIGVAIAAVVLVITFGSLVAAGLPLLTALIGVGIGVSSITALANALDLGTTTSTLAMMIGLAVGIDYALFIVSRFRAELAEGRDREEAAGRAVGTAGSAVVFAGLTVVIALVGLAVVNIPMLTKMGIAAAGTVAIAVLIALTLIPALLGYAGKRVHGRKARKVLAAENKPEPKTNMGTRWARFVLRRPVAVLLTAVVGLGVMAVPVSSLELGLPDDGVQPTDTTQRKAYDLLSEGFGPGFNGPLVAVVDVKHSQDPKDAVARVSKDIAATDGVKTVTPPAFNQAGDTATITVVPSSKPSSTQTEDVVHTIRDKGADIKADTRAEVLVTGTTAMNIDVSQKLNDALVPYLALVVGLAFLLLMVVFRSVLVPLKAALGFLLSVVAALGAVVAVYQWGWLGSLFGVEQTGPIMSMMPIFMVGVVFGLAMDYEVFLVTRMREAYVHGERPAQAIVTGFRHGARVVTAAAVIMIAVFAGFIGSSEQMVKMIGFGLAIAVFFDAFLVRMTIVPAVLALLGKRAWWLPKWLDRILPNVDVEGEGLKTASGGDDPAQEDRELARV; encoded by the coding sequence GTGGCCACGTTCCTCTACAAACTCGGCAAGCTCGCCTTCCGCAGACGACACTTCGTCGCCCTGATCTGGGTGGCGCTGCTCACCCTCGCGGGGGTGGGCGCCGCCTCCGCGCCGACGGCGGCCTCCAGTTCCTTCTCCATCCCGGGCACGGAGGCCCAGAAGGCCTTCGACCTGCTCGACCAGCGCTTCCCGGGCTCCAGCGCCGACGGTGCCACCGCACGCGTCGTCTTCCAGGCGCCCGACGGCGAGAAGATCACGTCCGCGGCCAACAAGGCCGAGGTCACCAGGACCGTCGCGGAGCTCAAGGACGGTTCGAAGGAGGTCGCAGCGGCGGCCGACCCGTTCGTCGCGAAGACCGTCAGCAAGGACGGCACGATCGCGTACTCCTCGGTCTCCTACAAGGTCTCCTCGATGGAGCTGACGGACGCCGACCGGGACGCGCTCCAGAAAACCGTGGACGAGGCGCGCGACTCCGGGCTGACCGTCGAGGTCGGCGGTGACGCGCTCCAGGCCATGCCGGAGACCGGGGCCACCGAGATCATCGGTGTGGCGATCGCCGCCGTCGTCCTCGTGATCACCTTCGGCTCGCTCGTCGCGGCCGGGCTTCCGCTGCTCACCGCCCTGATCGGCGTCGGCATCGGCGTCTCGTCGATCACCGCGCTGGCCAACGCGCTCGACCTGGGCACCACCACCTCGACGCTGGCCATGATGATCGGCCTCGCGGTCGGCATCGACTACGCGCTGTTCATCGTCTCCCGCTTCCGCGCCGAGCTGGCCGAGGGCCGCGACCGCGAGGAGGCGGCCGGACGGGCCGTCGGCACCGCGGGGTCCGCCGTGGTCTTCGCCGGTCTGACCGTCGTCATCGCACTCGTCGGGCTCGCCGTCGTCAACATCCCGATGCTGACGAAGATGGGCATCGCGGCCGCGGGCACGGTCGCCATCGCCGTCCTCATCGCGCTCACCCTCATCCCGGCGCTGCTCGGCTACGCCGGCAAGCGGGTCCACGGCCGCAAGGCCCGTAAGGTCCTGGCCGCCGAGAACAAGCCCGAGCCGAAGACGAACATGGGCACGCGCTGGGCGCGCTTCGTGCTGCGCCGGCCGGTGGCCGTGCTGCTCACCGCGGTGGTCGGGCTCGGCGTGATGGCCGTGCCGGTGTCCTCGCTGGAGCTGGGCCTGCCCGACGACGGGGTCCAGCCCACGGACACCACGCAGCGCAAGGCGTACGACCTGCTCTCCGAGGGCTTCGGGCCCGGCTTCAACGGTCCGCTGGTGGCGGTCGTCGACGTGAAGCACTCGCAGGACCCGAAGGACGCGGTCGCCCGCGTCTCCAAGGACATCGCGGCGACCGACGGAGTCAAGACGGTCACCCCGCCCGCGTTCAACCAGGCCGGTGACACGGCGACGATCACCGTCGTGCCGTCGTCCAAGCCCAGCTCCACGCAGACCGAGGACGTCGTCCACACGATCCGCGACAAGGGTGCGGACATCAAGGCGGACACCCGCGCCGAGGTCCTCGTCACCGGCACCACCGCCATGAACATCGACGTGTCGCAGAAGCTGAACGACGCGCTCGTGCCGTACCTGGCGCTCGTCGTCGGCCTGGCGTTCCTGCTCCTGATGGTGGTCTTCCGGTCGGTCCTGGTCCCGCTGAAGGCGGCGCTCGGGTTCCTGCTCTCGGTGGTCGCCGCGCTCGGCGCCGTCGTCGCGGTCTACCAGTGGGGCTGGCTCGGCTCGCTGTTCGGCGTGGAGCAGACCGGGCCGATCATGTCGATGATGCCGATCTTCATGGTGGGCGTGGTCTTCGGTCTCGCGATGGACTACGAGGTCTTCCTCGTGACCCGCATGCGGGAGGCGTACGTCCATGGGGAGCGGCCCGCGCAGGCCATCGTCACCGGGTTCCGGCACGGGGCCCGGGTGGTCACGGCGGCGGCCGTCATCATGATCGCCGTGTTCGCGGGCTTCATCGGCTCCAGTGAGCAGATGGTCAAGATGATCGGCTTCGGCCTCGCGATCGCGGTCTTCTTCGACGCGTTCCTGGTGCGCATGACGATCGTGCCGGCCGTGCTCGCGCTGCTCGGCAAGCGGGCGTGGTGGCTGCCGAAGTGGCTCGACCGGATCCTGCCGAACGTGGACGTCGAGGGCGAGGGCCTGAAGACGGCCTCCGGCGGCGACGACCCCGCGCAGGAGGACAGGGAACTGGCCCGCGTGTGA
- a CDS encoding SsgA family sporulation/cell division regulator, with protein sequence MSDVEQYARARIVTDSPDEAPAVPAVLSYDGRVHITVPEEGDWYFTRELLEQGLRAPTTVGDIHIWPCGRVQAVMEFHSPKGVAVVQFEKKALVRFLRRTYTTATPVAH encoded by the coding sequence ATGTCTGACGTCGAGCAGTACGCACGCGCGCGCATCGTCACGGACTCCCCCGACGAGGCACCGGCCGTCCCCGCAGTCCTGAGCTACGACGGACGCGTCCACATCACCGTCCCCGAAGAGGGCGACTGGTACTTCACGCGCGAACTCCTGGAACAGGGGCTGCGCGCCCCGACCACCGTGGGCGACATCCACATCTGGCCCTGCGGCCGCGTCCAGGCCGTCATGGAGTTCCACTCGCCGAAAGGGGTGGCGGTCGTGCAGTTCGAGAAGAAGGCGCTGGTGCGCTTCCTTCGCCGGACGTACACGACCGCCACCCCGGTGGCTCACTGA
- a CDS encoding energy-coupling factor ABC transporter permease has protein sequence MHVPDGFINAPVSAAAGVVAAGAVAVSLRGARRELDERTAPLAGLVAAFIFAVQMLNFPVAAGTSGHLLGGALAAILVGPCTGVLCVSVVLLMQGVLFADGGLTALGVNITDMAITTTVVAYLVFRGLVKVLPRKRRSITVASFVAALLSVPAAAVVFTLIYAIGGTTDVSIGKVATAMVGVHVLIGIGEAVITALTVGAVVAVRPDLVYGARGLYRPLKLRVAGELVDAPDAAPAPVAARGSHRKVWITGLVTSLVLAGFVSFYASADPDGLEKVAHDKGIDKKTEKHASDGSPLAGYGVKDVGDARLSGGLAGVIGVGVTVVAGSGIFWVLRRRRTADTSPSQITETV, from the coding sequence ATGCATGTCCCCGACGGATTCATCAACGCCCCCGTCTCGGCGGCCGCCGGTGTCGTCGCCGCGGGCGCCGTGGCCGTCAGCCTCCGGGGCGCACGGCGCGAACTCGACGAGCGCACGGCCCCGCTCGCGGGCCTCGTCGCCGCGTTCATCTTCGCCGTGCAGATGCTGAACTTCCCCGTCGCGGCAGGCACCAGCGGCCACCTCCTGGGCGGCGCGCTGGCCGCGATACTCGTCGGCCCCTGTACCGGCGTCCTGTGTGTGTCCGTGGTGCTCCTGATGCAGGGCGTGCTCTTCGCCGACGGCGGCCTGACCGCGCTCGGCGTGAACATCACCGACATGGCGATCACCACGACCGTCGTCGCCTACCTCGTCTTCCGCGGCCTGGTGAAGGTGCTGCCCCGCAAGCGCCGCTCCATCACCGTCGCCTCCTTCGTCGCGGCGCTCCTGTCCGTACCGGCCGCGGCCGTCGTCTTCACCCTGATCTACGCGATCGGCGGCACCACCGACGTCTCGATCGGCAAGGTCGCCACCGCCATGGTCGGCGTGCACGTCCTCATCGGCATCGGTGAGGCCGTCATCACCGCGCTGACCGTCGGCGCCGTCGTCGCCGTCCGCCCCGACCTCGTGTACGGCGCCCGCGGCCTGTACCGGCCGCTCAAGCTCCGCGTGGCCGGCGAACTCGTCGACGCCCCGGACGCCGCGCCCGCGCCCGTCGCAGCCCGCGGCTCCCACCGCAAGGTCTGGATCACCGGCCTGGTCACCTCCCTCGTCCTCGCCGGCTTCGTCTCCTTCTACGCCTCCGCCGATCCGGACGGCCTGGAGAAGGTCGCCCACGACAAGGGCATCGACAAGAAGACCGAGAAGCACGCCTCCGACGGCTCCCCGCTCGCCGGGTACGGCGTCAAGGACGTCGGCGACGCGCGGCTCTCCGGAGGCCTGGCCGGTGTGATCGGCGTCGGCGTCACCGTCGTCGCGGGCAGCGGCATCTTCTGGGTGCTGCGCAGGCGCCGCACCGCGGACACCTCCCCGAGCCAGATCACGGAGACCGTCTGA
- the cbiQ gene encoding cobalt ECF transporter T component CbiQ: MGAGHAHKLYRHGHSPVHGLPPHTKLAAVFSFVIVVVSTPREAMWAFALYAVLLAAVAYAAGVPAGFLLKRLLIEIPFVAFAVLMPFVAQGERVDVLGISLSVNGLWGAWNVLAKGTLGVAASVLLASTTELRELLLGLQRLKLPPLLVQIASFMIRYGDVITDEMRRMRIARESRGFEASGVRHWGVLAKSAGALFIRSYERGERVHLAMVSRGYAGSMPVIDDVSASRAQWSYALTLPCAALVVCLLGWML, from the coding sequence ATGGGTGCGGGGCACGCGCACAAGCTCTACCGGCACGGGCACTCGCCCGTGCACGGCCTGCCGCCGCACACCAAGCTCGCCGCCGTCTTCTCCTTCGTGATCGTGGTCGTCTCCACGCCCCGCGAGGCGATGTGGGCGTTCGCCCTGTACGCGGTCCTGCTCGCGGCCGTCGCGTACGCGGCCGGAGTACCGGCCGGCTTCCTCCTCAAGCGGCTCCTCATCGAGATCCCCTTCGTCGCCTTCGCCGTCCTCATGCCGTTCGTGGCGCAGGGCGAGCGCGTCGACGTCCTCGGGATCTCCCTCAGCGTCAACGGTCTGTGGGGCGCCTGGAACGTCCTCGCCAAGGGCACCCTCGGCGTCGCCGCGTCCGTCCTGCTCGCCTCCACGACCGAGCTGCGCGAGCTGCTCCTCGGCCTGCAACGGCTCAAGCTGCCGCCACTCCTCGTGCAGATCGCGTCGTTCATGATCCGCTACGGCGATGTGATCACCGACGAGATGCGCCGTATGAGGATCGCCCGGGAGTCGCGCGGCTTCGAGGCGAGCGGCGTGAGGCACTGGGGCGTCCTCGCCAAGTCCGCGGGCGCCCTCTTCATCCGTTCCTACGAGCGCGGTGAGCGCGTGCATCTGGCCATGGTCAGCCGCGGGTACGCCGGCTCGATGCCCGTCATCGACGACGTGAGCGCGTCCCGCGCGCAGTGGTCCTACGCCCTCACCCTCCCCTGTGCCGCCCTTGTCGTCTGTCTGCTGGGATGGATGCTGTGA
- a CDS encoding energy-coupling factor ABC transporter ATP-binding protein — MDAVTVSPAPLSPASLEVGGLAYAYPDGHQALFGVDLTIGRGERVALLGPNGAGKTTLVLHLNGILTGGAGTVTVAGLPVGKRHMAEIRRKVGIVFQDPDDQLFMPTVREDVAFGPAAAGVKGPELEARVHKALAQVGMADFADRPPHHLSFGQRRRVAVATVLVMEPEILVLDEPSSNLDPASRRELADILRSLDVTVLMVTHDLPYALELCPRSVILSEGVIAADGTTGDLLADEDLMRAHRLELPFGFDPKSVKV; from the coding sequence ATGGATGCTGTGACTGTTTCCCCCGCTCCGCTCTCCCCCGCCTCGCTCGAGGTCGGTGGCCTCGCCTACGCCTACCCCGACGGGCACCAGGCCCTCTTCGGCGTCGACCTGACCATCGGCCGCGGTGAGCGCGTCGCCCTGCTCGGGCCCAACGGCGCGGGCAAGACGACCCTCGTGCTGCATCTCAACGGCATCCTCACCGGCGGCGCCGGCACCGTGACCGTCGCCGGTCTGCCCGTCGGCAAGCGGCACATGGCCGAGATCCGGCGCAAGGTCGGCATCGTCTTCCAGGACCCCGACGACCAGCTCTTCATGCCGACCGTCCGCGAGGACGTGGCCTTCGGGCCCGCCGCGGCCGGGGTGAAGGGGCCCGAGCTCGAGGCCCGCGTGCACAAGGCCCTGGCCCAGGTCGGCATGGCCGACTTCGCCGACCGGCCGCCGCACCACCTCTCCTTCGGGCAGCGCCGCCGTGTCGCGGTCGCCACCGTCCTCGTCATGGAGCCCGAGATCCTCGTCCTGGACGAGCCGTCGTCGAACCTCGACCCGGCCTCGCGCCGCGAACTCGCCGACATCCTTCGGTCGTTGGACGTCACCGTCCTGATGGTCACGCACGACCTGCCGTACGCGCTCGAACTCTGCCCGCGCTCGGTGATCCTCAGCGAGGGCGTGATCGCGGCCGACGGGACGACCGGTGACCTCCTCGCCGACGAGGACCTCATGCGCGCACACCGCCTGGAGCTCCCCTTCGGCTTCGACCCGAAGTCCGTGAAGGTCTGA
- a CDS encoding serine hydrolase domain-containing protein, with the protein MNGTVATGFEAVREAFAHNFEALGERGAGVVVHRDGHKVVDLWAGTRDVSGGAPWERGTAQIMRSATKGVAAAALLLLHQRGELDLDAPVGAYWPEFKQHGKEDVRVRDVLAHRAGVPALDRPLTPAEAADPDTGAAAVAAQAPAWEPGTDHGYHAQTYSWLTGELVRRVTGRTVGAWIAEHIAAPVGADLWVGLPDAEAHRAGLVGPVEPPAAPGGLRTRPKRNVADAYTDPDSLTRRAFGAIHPAPDENDPAYRAAELPASNGVATAEGLSRFYASLIGEVDGGVRLFTPDTMEEARTEASSGADRVLVVPTRFGLGYMLHGVASPLLGPGSFGHPGRGGALGFADPESGIAFGYVTNGRQKGVTADPRAQALVRAVRSSLAG; encoded by the coding sequence ATGAACGGCACAGTGGCCACCGGGTTCGAAGCGGTCAGGGAAGCTTTCGCCCACAACTTCGAGGCGCTCGGCGAGCGCGGCGCGGGCGTGGTCGTCCACCGCGACGGGCACAAGGTCGTCGACCTGTGGGCCGGCACCCGCGACGTGAGCGGCGGCGCCCCCTGGGAGCGCGGCACCGCCCAGATCATGCGCTCCGCCACGAAGGGCGTGGCCGCCGCCGCGCTGCTCCTCCTGCACCAGCGAGGAGAGCTCGACCTGGACGCGCCGGTCGGCGCCTACTGGCCCGAGTTCAAGCAGCACGGCAAGGAGGACGTCCGCGTCCGTGACGTCCTCGCGCACCGCGCCGGCGTCCCCGCGCTCGACCGCCCGCTCACCCCGGCCGAGGCCGCCGACCCCGACACCGGAGCCGCGGCCGTCGCCGCCCAGGCCCCCGCCTGGGAACCCGGCACCGACCACGGCTACCACGCGCAGACCTACAGCTGGCTCACCGGCGAGCTCGTGCGCCGCGTCACCGGCCGCACCGTCGGCGCCTGGATCGCCGAGCACATAGCCGCCCCCGTCGGCGCCGACCTCTGGGTCGGGCTGCCCGATGCCGAGGCGCACCGGGCCGGTCTCGTCGGACCCGTCGAACCCCCGGCCGCGCCCGGCGGCCTGCGCACCCGCCCCAAGAGGAACGTCGCCGACGCGTACACCGACCCCGACTCCCTGACCCGCCGCGCCTTCGGCGCCATCCACCCCGCGCCCGACGAGAACGACCCGGCCTACCGCGCGGCAGAGCTGCCCGCCTCGAACGGCGTCGCCACGGCGGAGGGACTCTCCCGCTTCTACGCGTCCCTGATCGGCGAGGTCGACGGCGGCGTCCGCCTGTTCACGCCCGACACGATGGAGGAGGCCCGCACCGAGGCGTCCTCGGGCGCCGACCGGGTCCTCGTCGTCCCGACCCGCTTCGGGCTCGGCTACATGCTCCACGGAGTGGCCTCACCACTCCTCGGCCCCGGGTCCTTCGGCCACCCCGGGCGGGGCGGCGCGCTCGGCTTCGCGGACCCCGAGTCCGGGATCGCCTTCGGGTACGTCACGAACGGCCGGCAGAAGGGCGTCACCGCCGACCCGCGCGCTCAGGCGCTGGTGCGGGCCGTGCGCTCCTCTCTCGCCGGATAG
- a CDS encoding SDR family NAD(P)-dependent oxidoreductase, whose amino-acid sequence MRRFEGYGVMVTGAARGIGAATARRFAAEGARVAVTDVDPREAEKAVAGIREQGGSARAFTCDVGSRESVEAAVAATVEEFGRLDVLVNNAYACAPDAALFEDEPDEVWARDLDITLTGAYRCCRAALPHLVASGRGAIVSVGSVNGLQDYGNHAYSAAKAGLGSLTRTLAGHAGPRGVRVNLVAPGTVRTPAWSGRDAALDAVSGLYPLGRVGEPEDIAAAVTFLASSDAAWITGVTLPVDGGLTSANRGFRAQLQ is encoded by the coding sequence ATGAGGCGCTTCGAGGGGTACGGGGTCATGGTCACGGGCGCGGCACGCGGCATAGGCGCCGCCACCGCGCGCAGGTTCGCCGCCGAGGGGGCGCGGGTCGCCGTCACCGACGTGGATCCGCGGGAAGCAGAGAAGGCGGTCGCCGGGATCCGCGAACAGGGCGGCTCGGCAAGGGCGTTCACCTGCGACGTCGGGTCGCGTGAGTCGGTGGAGGCGGCGGTCGCGGCCACCGTGGAGGAGTTCGGCCGCCTCGACGTGCTCGTCAACAACGCCTACGCGTGCGCCCCGGACGCCGCCCTCTTCGAGGACGAGCCCGACGAGGTGTGGGCCCGCGACCTCGACATCACGCTCACCGGCGCGTACCGCTGCTGCCGCGCGGCGCTGCCGCACCTGGTGGCGTCGGGCCGCGGCGCGATCGTGAGCGTCGGATCCGTCAACGGCCTTCAGGACTACGGCAATCACGCGTACAGCGCCGCGAAGGCGGGGCTCGGCTCGCTGACCCGCACCCTCGCCGGACACGCGGGCCCGCGCGGCGTCCGCGTCAACCTCGTCGCGCCGGGCACGGTGCGCACCCCCGCCTGGTCGGGCCGGGACGCCGCCCTGGACGCCGTCAGCGGCCTCTACCCGCTCGGGCGGGTCGGCGAGCCGGAGGACATCGCGGCGGCCGTGACGTTCCTCGCCTCGTCGGACGCGGCGTGGATCACCGGGGTCACACTCCCGGTCGACGGCGGCCTGACCTCGGCGAACCGGGGATTCCGCGCGCAGCTCCAGTAG
- a CDS encoding DMT family transporter — translation MTPVVAAAVLLAAVTHASWNAIAHHITDKLVGFTLISGGGALIGLVCAPFVPFPHAAAWPYLILSALLHVAYYALLMRSFKLGDFGQAYPIARGTAPLVVTVLAAVFAGEVPDGWQAAGIAVSCAGLTGLALWGIRGSGRRPDWAAVGAAVATGVSIAAYTVVDGLGVRASGNSLGYIAWLMMLGCLGVPVYAAWTWRGELTARLRPFAAVGLLGAALSVSAYGLVLWAQTRADLAPISALRESSIIVGAAIGTVFFKERFGTPRLVAAGLMVAGIGLMLHTAG, via the coding sequence GTGACCCCGGTGGTCGCGGCGGCCGTGCTCCTCGCGGCCGTCACGCACGCCAGCTGGAACGCGATCGCCCACCACATCACCGACAAGCTGGTCGGCTTCACGCTGATCTCGGGCGGCGGCGCGCTGATCGGGCTCGTGTGCGCGCCGTTCGTGCCGTTCCCGCACGCAGCGGCCTGGCCGTACCTGATCCTCTCCGCGCTCCTCCACGTCGCCTACTACGCCCTGCTCATGCGGTCGTTCAAGCTCGGCGACTTCGGCCAGGCGTACCCGATCGCGCGCGGCACGGCGCCGCTCGTGGTGACGGTGCTCGCGGCGGTGTTCGCGGGCGAGGTCCCCGACGGCTGGCAGGCGGCGGGCATCGCGGTCTCGTGCGCGGGCCTGACCGGGCTCGCGCTGTGGGGCATACGGGGTTCGGGGCGCAGGCCCGACTGGGCGGCGGTGGGCGCGGCTGTCGCGACGGGCGTGTCCATCGCCGCGTACACCGTGGTGGACGGCCTCGGCGTGCGCGCCTCCGGGAACTCGCTCGGCTACATCGCGTGGCTGATGATGCTCGGCTGCCTCGGTGTCCCGGTGTACGCGGCCTGGACGTGGCGCGGCGAACTGACCGCCCGCCTGCGGCCGTTCGCGGCGGTCGGGCTGCTCGGCGCGGCGCTGTCCGTGTCCGCGTACGGGCTCGTCCTGTGGGCACAGACGCGGGCGGACCTCGCCCCGATCTCGGCGCTGCGCGAGTCGTCGATCATCGTGGGCGCGGCGATCGGGACGGTGTTCTTCAAGGAGCGGTTCGGTACGCCGCGGTTGGTGGCGGCGGGGCTGATGGTGGCGGGGATCGGGCTGATGCTGCACACCGCCGGCTGA
- a CDS encoding YbaK/EbsC family protein, whose product MSTSESAASAASTATAAHPRFAEALAELGLAGVLPLVRRFPEATRTAQEAAAAIGCELSQICKSLIFAADNMPVLVLMDGASRVDVELVRRELGAEKVTRAKADVVRAATGYAIGGIPPFGHVTRTRVLADRSLLDHDTVWAAAGTPYAVFPMDPKSLIAHAGAALVDVRESAQ is encoded by the coding sequence ATGAGCACCTCGGAATCCGCTGCATCTGCCGCATCCACCGCAACCGCCGCGCACCCGCGTTTCGCCGAAGCCCTCGCCGAGCTGGGCCTGGCCGGCGTACTCCCGCTCGTCCGCCGCTTCCCGGAGGCGACCAGGACCGCGCAGGAGGCGGCGGCCGCGATCGGCTGCGAACTCAGCCAGATCTGCAAGTCGCTGATCTTCGCCGCGGACAACATGCCGGTACTCGTCCTGATGGACGGCGCGTCGCGGGTGGACGTGGAGCTGGTCCGGCGCGAGCTGGGCGCCGAGAAGGTCACCCGCGCCAAGGCGGACGTCGTGCGCGCGGCGACGGGTTACGCGATCGGCGGCATCCCGCCCTTCGGGCACGTCACCAGGACGCGGGTCCTCGCCGACCGTTCGCTCCTCGACCACGACACCGTGTGGGCCGCCGCCGGCACCCCGTACGCCGTGTTCCCCATGGACCCCAAGTCGCTGATCGCACACGCCGGAGCGGCCCTCGTGGACGTGCGCGAGAGCGCTCAGTGA